GTTACATCCTTAAGACCGATACAAGCAGCAATATCGCCAGCCCTTACTTCTTTAATCTCTTCACGCTTATTAGCATGCATCTGAACTATACGCCCCACACGCTCTTTCTTACTTTTAACAGGATTATAAACCGCATCACCCGATTTAAGAACACCAGAGTAAACACGTATAAATGTAAGGTTACCAACAAATGGGTCTGTAGCCAATTTAAACGCCAATGCTGCAAAAGGCTCATCATCAGAAGATTTTCTTGCTGCTGGCTGACCATCTTCAGTTTCACATTTAATAGCAGGAACTTGGTTGGGTGCTGGCAAATAGCGCACCACGCCATCAAGCACAGCTTGAACACCCTTATTCTTGAACGCAGAGCCACAGAATGCCAAAACAATCTCATTATTAATCACGCGCTTACGCAAACCTTCATGAATCTCTTCGTCAGTTAGTTCCCCACCTTCAAGATATTTTTCCATCATTTCTTCAGATGCTTCAGCCGCAGCTTCAACCATTTCCATGCGAAGCTCTTCAGCTCTATCTTGAAGTTCAGCAGGAATGTCAACAAGATCATAAGTTAAACCCATGTCTTCTTCGTTCCACATAATTGCTTTCATCTTAACAAGATCTATTACACCCTTAAAATCTTCTTCAGCGCCAATATTTAATTGAACAGGCACAACAGTAGCTTTAAGACGAGTTCTAATCTGACGAACAACTCTTTCAAAGTCTGCCCCAGCTCTATCCATCTTATTTACAAAGACAATTCTTGGTACACCGTACCTATTCGCTTGACGCCATACAGTCTCTGACTGAGGCTCAACACCAGATGATCCACAAAAAACAACTACCGCACCATCGAGCACACGTAAAGAACGCTCTACTTCAATAGTAAAGTCAACGTGACCTGGAGTATCAATAATATTAATACGATGCTCATCAAACTGCTGATCCATACCTTTCCAGAATGTAGTAGTAGCAGCAGAAGTAATTGTAATACCCCTTTCTTGCTCTTGCTCCATCCAATCCATAGTAGCAGCACCGTCATGAACTTCACCAATCTTGTGAGACAAGCCAGTATAGAAAAGTATACGCTCTGTAGTTGTAGTCTTACCTGCGTCAACGTGAGCACAGATACCAATATTTCTATATTTCTCTAAAACCGTTTTACGAGACACTATATTTCTCCCTTAAATTACCAACGGAAATGAGCAAATGCTTTATTTGCTTCCGCCATTTTATGAGTATCTTCTCTCTTCTTAACAGCAGCACCCCTACCTTCAATAGCTTCAAGCAACTCTGCAGCCACTCTATCACCCATTGTGCTTTCTTTTCTTTTACGCGCAGCTTCTATAATCCATCTCATACCCAATGTTTGACGACGCTCAGGTCTAACCTCAACAGGAACCTGATATGTAGCACCACCAACCCTACGAGACTTAACCTCAACTAAAGGACTAATACTTTCTAAAGCATTCTCAAAAACTTCAACTTCATTAACTGAAGAGTCTTTTGCTTTAATCTTATCAAATGCACCATAAACAATTTTCTCTGCAACAGATTTTTTGCCATCAAGCATAATATGATTTACAAATTTAGCTACAACCTGACTCTTATACTTAGGATCAGGTAAAATATCACGCTTCGGAGCTCTATTTCTTCTAGACATTAATACACCTTTTCAAATTTTATTTAAACACAAACTAAGACTTAGGACGCTTAGTACCGTACTTAGAACGACCATGCTTACGATTATTAACGCCTGAAGTATCTAAAGCACCCCTTACGATATGGTAACGCACACCAGGTAAATCCTTAACCCTACCACCTCTTATAAGAACAACACTATGCTCTTGCAGGTTGTGACCTTCACCACCAATATAACTTGTAACTTCAAAACCACTCGTTAATCTTACACGAGCAACTTTTCTAAGTGCTGAGTTAGGCTTCTTAGGAGTTGTTGTATAAACTCTTGTACAAACCCCTCTTCTTTGAGGACACGCCTTTAACGCAGGCACCTTAGATTTAACAACCGATCTCTTACGAGGGCTGTTCACCAACTGATTGACTGTTGCCATTAGTTATTATTCTCCGTTTTTATTTATCAGTATTTAATTCGCATACTTAATACTATTTAACTATAGAAATAGCATTACGCACAAATCATATCAAAAAAGAAAGGTAAAGAAAAGCAAAAAACTAGCTAGTTTGTTTTCCAAAAACAGACTTAAATGCAACATATAAATAATTGCACATAGAATAAACAGTAAGAATCACTGCAACATAAAGCA
This region of Francisella frigiditurris genomic DNA includes:
- the fusA gene encoding elongation factor G, giving the protein MSRKTVLEKYRNIGICAHVDAGKTTTTERILFYTGLSHKIGEVHDGAATMDWMEQEQERGITITSAATTTFWKGMDQQFDEHRINIIDTPGHVDFTIEVERSLRVLDGAVVVFCGSSGVEPQSETVWRQANRYGVPRIVFVNKMDRAGADFERVVRQIRTRLKATVVPVQLNIGAEEDFKGVIDLVKMKAIMWNEEDMGLTYDLVDIPAELQDRAEELRMEMVEAAAEASEEMMEKYLEGGELTDEEIHEGLRKRVINNEIVLAFCGSAFKNKGVQAVLDGVVRYLPAPNQVPAIKCETEDGQPAARKSSDDEPFAALAFKLATDPFVGNLTFIRVYSGVLKSGDAVYNPVKSKKERVGRIVQMHANKREEIKEVRAGDIAACIGLKDVTTGDTLCDLDKVVILERMEFPEPVISVAVEPKTKADQEKMGIALGKLAAEDPSFRVKTDEESGQTIISGMGELHLDIIVDRMRREFKVEANVGNPQVAYRETIRSTVEQESKFVRQSGGRGQYGHVYVKFEPLSGQDENGEDKVYEFVDAIVGGAVPKEYIGSVSKGIEEQLSNGVLAGYPMIGVKATLFDGSYHDVDSSEMAFKIAGSMALKEGAKKANACILEPIMKVEVVTPEDYLGDVMGDLNRRRGIIEGMDENPSGRVVSALVPLAEMFGYATNVRSMSQGRASFSMEFKKYAEVPNNIADEIIKKRNA
- the rpsG gene encoding 30S ribosomal protein S7 encodes the protein MSRRNRAPKRDILPDPKYKSQVVAKFVNHIMLDGKKSVAEKIVYGAFDKIKAKDSSVNEVEVFENALESISPLVEVKSRRVGGATYQVPVEVRPERRQTLGMRWIIEAARKRKESTMGDRVAAELLEAIEGRGAAVKKREDTHKMAEANKAFAHFRW
- the rpsL gene encoding 30S ribosomal protein S12, encoding MATVNQLVNSPRKRSVVKSKVPALKACPQRRGVCTRVYTTTPKKPNSALRKVARVRLTSGFEVTSYIGGEGHNLQEHSVVLIRGGRVKDLPGVRYHIVRGALDTSGVNNRKHGRSKYGTKRPKS